Proteins from one Diprion similis isolate iyDipSimi1 chromosome 3, iyDipSimi1.1, whole genome shotgun sequence genomic window:
- the LOC124404146 gene encoding transcription initiation factor TFIID subunit 4 isoform X1: MASAKFLEEALSTDVDESAVNAIVGSLETQLVTSTPPISTHQVNSGSVNQNHQLNSGISNGGTIISAGLKHGVANGGATSMNNLISQDPSKSITTSTLLPVNVVTSNTIVHTTSQQHPQSGIPAAAYINQVTTNQQTNITNITKTHDHQQQQQQQQQQQQQQQQQQQQQSVKLVYPSQGQTISTTGVVNVNNRLSFPTQTVGHLPNGSLGVTTQTVLQTTSGLAHNIGSITQANSQSSANVNKQQGGGTALVIKTSATPGGMVSVPMSVPVSVAGNAASTTLQGKAGVTSTIVPSNVQILNVNTMRPGTPVAGQQQGKQVASRVVIGQHMVGARPGAPGITLQALQGLQPGTQGHLLLKTENGQYQLLRVGPAPPTGTPGGGAVTPNSIAGGAVVAPTAGTTYRLTSVPAVSRLNTQFTGPPLATLRKPIQTVAASVTTVTTTPGTVTTVAAAAPIPAATKVPTAQSPAQRQTTDNTKEKCRKFLANLLELSSREPKAVERNVRTLIQELIDTKVEPEEFCDRLERLLNASPQPCLIGFLKKSLPLLRQSLVTKDLVIEGIRPPPANVVFSIADSTSVAQAQNQLRPTVAVAATGPVGGGITTTQVRVMAPLVGPTTMVQRPAQQIQQRLIRPVVTMVRSPTTHTVKTTVAVSGIRPTAPTVQKPPVANVIKTVATTAQGKTSNTTTTQNKAVVPSFVPKPTAKEKEKKTFSSAGYTGDDDINDVAAMGGVNLAEESQRILGSTEFVGTQIRSCKDEVFLHMTPLQQRIKQIVSSYGLEEPNAEVASLISHATQERLKNLVEKLAVIAEHRIDLIKVDPRYEVTQDVRAQLKFLEELDRVERRRHEEQERELLLRAAKSRAKTEDPEQAKLKAKAKEMQRAEMEELRQREANLTALQAIGPRKKQKLDVGSSPGGAGSGSGVNSSTSGLSRQMPMRPRLKRVNYRDLLFLLEQEKETCRSTTLYKSYLK; the protein is encoded by the exons ATGGCGTCAGCTAAGTTTCTGGAGGAAGCTCTTAGTACGGACGTCGATGAATCCGCAGTAAACGCGATCGTCGGCTCGCTCGAGACGCAGTTGGTCACATCAACGCCGCCGATATCAACCCACCAAGTGAACTCTGGTTCGGTTAATCAAAACCATCAGTTAAACAGTGGTATTTCAAACGGGGGTACCATCATCTCCGCGGGACTGAAACATGGGGTTGCTAACGGCGGTGCTACTTCGATGAACAACCTGATATCCCAGGACCCGAGCAAGTCAATCACGACCAGCACCCTGCTGCCGGTGAACGTCGTCACCTCGAACACGATAGTGCATACAACCTCGCAACAGCATCCACAGTCAGGAATTCCCGCTGCCGCCTACATAAACCAAGTCACAACCAATCAACAAACGAACATTACTAATATAACCAAAACACACGATCaccaacaacagcaacagcagcagcagcagcaacaacaacaacaacagcagcagcagcaacagcagtcTGTCAAGCTGGTGTATCCCTCTCAGGGACAGACCATATCCACCACCGGCGTGGTTAACGTTAACAACAGGCTGTCATTCCCCACCCAAACAGTTGGCCATTTACCCAACGGCAGTCTAGGGGTGACGACGCAGACTGTGCTTCAGACTACCTCGGGCCTTGCTCACAATATCGGCTCTATAACTCAGGCCAACAGCCAGTCTTCGGCTAATGTCAACAAGCAGCAAGGGGGTGGCACTGCCTTGGTTATAAAGACTAGCGCCACACCTGGGGGAATGGTTTCCGTCCCAATGTCCGTTCCCGTTTCAGTGGCTGGGAATGCCGCCAGCACAACCCTGCAAGGGAAGGCTGGCGTCACTTCTACCATAGTACCTAGCAATGTCCAAATTTTAAATGTAAACACCATGAGGCCCGGCACTCCAGTCGCTGGACAACAGCAGGGCAAGCAAGTTGCCTCGAGGGTCGTCATTGGACAACACATGGTCGGTGCCAGACCTGGTGCACCCGGG ATAACACTGCAGGCCCTCCAAGGTCTTCAACCCGGAACCCAGGGACATCTACTTTTGAAAACTGAGAATGGGCAATACCAATTGCTGAGGGTAGGACCGGCGCCACCCACAGGTACCCCTGGGGGAGGGGCTGTCACCCCGAACAGTATTGCCGGAGGCGCAGTGGTTGCTCCGACCGCAGGCACAACTTATCGCCTAACCTCTGTGCCGGCTGTAAGTAGGCTGAACACTCAGTTCACTGGCCCGCCACTCGCCACGTTAAGAAAACCCATTCAG ACGGTAGCTGCAAGTGTTACAACAGTCACCACGACTCCTGGTACTGTAACTACTGTAGCAGCCGCAGCACCAATACCTGCTGCAACTAAAGTCCCAACAGCACAAAGTCCTGCCCAG cGTCAAACCACAGATAATACCAAAGAAAAGTGCCGTAAATTCTTAGCAAATTTGTTAGAGTTGTCTAGTCGAGAACCTAAAGCAGTGGAACGAAATGTTCGGACGTTGATTCAAGAGTTAATTGATACTAAAGTTGAACCAGAAGAGTTTTGTGATAGACTTGAAAGATTGCTTAATGCCTCGCCTCAACCATGCCTCATCGGATTCCTCAAGAAGAGCTTGCCGCTTCTCAGACAGTCTCTTGTCACCAAGGATCTTGTTATTGAAGGCATACGTCCCCCTCCTGCCAACGTTGTTTTCTCCATAGCAGACAGTACATCGGTAGCTCAGGCACAG AACCAGCTGAGGCCAACCGTTGCTGTAGCAGCTACGGGTCCAGTGGGAGGAGGCATAACGACAACCCAAGTACGTGTTATGGCGCCGCTCGTAGGGCCAACTACGATGGTTCAACGACCAGCACAACAAATCCAACAGAGACTG ATCAGACCGGTAGTGACGATGGTTCGCAGTCCGACGACACACACGGTCAAAACAACAGTGGCGGTGAGCGGTATTCGACCTACTGCTCCCACCGTTCAAAAACCTCCTGTTGCTAACGTCATTAAGACGGTAGCTACCACAGCGCAGGGCAAGACTAGCAACACCACTACTACCCAGAATAAAGCCGTAGTGCCTTCCTTCGTTCCAAAACCAACGgctaaagagaaagagaaaaaaaccttCTCTTCAGCAGGATACAC TGGTGACGACGATATAAATGATGTAGCAGCTATGGGAGGTGTGAATCTCGCCGAAGAATCGCAGAGGATTCTTGGATCGACTGAATTTGTTGGTACGCAGATTCGGTCTTGTAAAGACGAAGTCTTTTTACACATGACTCCGTTACAGCAAAGGATTAAACAaatag TTTCAAGTTACGGATTAGAAGAACCCAACGCGGAAGTCGCGTCGCTAATTTCGCACGCTACCCAGGAGAGGCTAAAAAATTTAGTTGAAAAGCTTGCAGTAATAGCGGAACATAGGATAGACCTCATCAAG GTTGATCCTAGATACGAAGTTACACAGGATGTAAGGGcgcagttgaaatttttggaggAACTCGACAGGGTAGAGCGTAGACGGCACGAAGAACAAGAAAGAGAATTACTTCTGAGAGCTGCGAAAAGTCGCGCCAAAACCGAAGATCCTGAACAAGCCAAGCTCAAGGCTAAAGCCAAGGAG ATGCAACGGGCCGAGATGGAAGAACTCAGGCAAAGAGAAGCGAATCTAACGGCGTTGCAAGCGATCGGTCCGcgcaagaaacaaaaattggaCGTCGGCAGTTCGCCGGGAGGGGCGGGTAGCGGAAGTGGTGTGAACTCTTCGACGTCCGGTCTTAGTAGGCAAATGCCGATGAGACCGCGGCTAAAAAGGGTAAACTACAGAGACCTTTTGTTCCTGTTAGAGCAGGAGAAGGAGACGTGTAGGAGTACGACGCTTTATAAGTCATACTTGAAGTGA
- the LOC124404146 gene encoding transcription initiation factor TFIID subunit 4 isoform X2: MASAKFLEEALSTDVDESAVNAIVGSLETQLVTSTPPISTHQVNSGSVNQNHQLNSGISNGGTIISAGLKHGVANGGATSMNNLISQDPSKSITTSTLLPVNVVTSNTIVHTTSQQHPQSGIPAAAYINQVTTNQQTNITNITKTHDHQQQQQQQQQQQQQQQQQQQQQSVKLVYPSQGQTISTTGVVNVNNRLSFPTQTVGHLPNGSLGVTTQTVLQTTSGLAHNIGSITQANSQSSANVNKQQGGGTALVIKTSATPGGMVSVPMSVPVSVAGNAASTTLQGKAGVTSTIVPSNVQILNVNTMRPGTPVAGQQQGKQVASRVVIGQHMVGARPGAPGITLQALQGLQPGTQGHLLLKTENGQYQLLRVGPAPPTGTPGGGAVTPNSIAGGAVVAPTAGTTYRLTSVPATVAASVTTVTTTPGTVTTVAAAAPIPAATKVPTAQSPAQRQTTDNTKEKCRKFLANLLELSSREPKAVERNVRTLIQELIDTKVEPEEFCDRLERLLNASPQPCLIGFLKKSLPLLRQSLVTKDLVIEGIRPPPANVVFSIADSTSVAQAQNQLRPTVAVAATGPVGGGITTTQVRVMAPLVGPTTMVQRPAQQIQQRLIRPVVTMVRSPTTHTVKTTVAVSGIRPTAPTVQKPPVANVIKTVATTAQGKTSNTTTTQNKAVVPSFVPKPTAKEKEKKTFSSAGYTGDDDINDVAAMGGVNLAEESQRILGSTEFVGTQIRSCKDEVFLHMTPLQQRIKQIVSSYGLEEPNAEVASLISHATQERLKNLVEKLAVIAEHRIDLIKVDPRYEVTQDVRAQLKFLEELDRVERRRHEEQERELLLRAAKSRAKTEDPEQAKLKAKAKEMQRAEMEELRQREANLTALQAIGPRKKQKLDVGSSPGGAGSGSGVNSSTSGLSRQMPMRPRLKRVNYRDLLFLLEQEKETCRSTTLYKSYLK; the protein is encoded by the exons ATGGCGTCAGCTAAGTTTCTGGAGGAAGCTCTTAGTACGGACGTCGATGAATCCGCAGTAAACGCGATCGTCGGCTCGCTCGAGACGCAGTTGGTCACATCAACGCCGCCGATATCAACCCACCAAGTGAACTCTGGTTCGGTTAATCAAAACCATCAGTTAAACAGTGGTATTTCAAACGGGGGTACCATCATCTCCGCGGGACTGAAACATGGGGTTGCTAACGGCGGTGCTACTTCGATGAACAACCTGATATCCCAGGACCCGAGCAAGTCAATCACGACCAGCACCCTGCTGCCGGTGAACGTCGTCACCTCGAACACGATAGTGCATACAACCTCGCAACAGCATCCACAGTCAGGAATTCCCGCTGCCGCCTACATAAACCAAGTCACAACCAATCAACAAACGAACATTACTAATATAACCAAAACACACGATCaccaacaacagcaacagcagcagcagcagcaacaacaacaacaacagcagcagcagcaacagcagtcTGTCAAGCTGGTGTATCCCTCTCAGGGACAGACCATATCCACCACCGGCGTGGTTAACGTTAACAACAGGCTGTCATTCCCCACCCAAACAGTTGGCCATTTACCCAACGGCAGTCTAGGGGTGACGACGCAGACTGTGCTTCAGACTACCTCGGGCCTTGCTCACAATATCGGCTCTATAACTCAGGCCAACAGCCAGTCTTCGGCTAATGTCAACAAGCAGCAAGGGGGTGGCACTGCCTTGGTTATAAAGACTAGCGCCACACCTGGGGGAATGGTTTCCGTCCCAATGTCCGTTCCCGTTTCAGTGGCTGGGAATGCCGCCAGCACAACCCTGCAAGGGAAGGCTGGCGTCACTTCTACCATAGTACCTAGCAATGTCCAAATTTTAAATGTAAACACCATGAGGCCCGGCACTCCAGTCGCTGGACAACAGCAGGGCAAGCAAGTTGCCTCGAGGGTCGTCATTGGACAACACATGGTCGGTGCCAGACCTGGTGCACCCGGG ATAACACTGCAGGCCCTCCAAGGTCTTCAACCCGGAACCCAGGGACATCTACTTTTGAAAACTGAGAATGGGCAATACCAATTGCTGAGGGTAGGACCGGCGCCACCCACAGGTACCCCTGGGGGAGGGGCTGTCACCCCGAACAGTATTGCCGGAGGCGCAGTGGTTGCTCCGACCGCAGGCACAACTTATCGCCTAACCTCTGTGCCGGCT ACGGTAGCTGCAAGTGTTACAACAGTCACCACGACTCCTGGTACTGTAACTACTGTAGCAGCCGCAGCACCAATACCTGCTGCAACTAAAGTCCCAACAGCACAAAGTCCTGCCCAG cGTCAAACCACAGATAATACCAAAGAAAAGTGCCGTAAATTCTTAGCAAATTTGTTAGAGTTGTCTAGTCGAGAACCTAAAGCAGTGGAACGAAATGTTCGGACGTTGATTCAAGAGTTAATTGATACTAAAGTTGAACCAGAAGAGTTTTGTGATAGACTTGAAAGATTGCTTAATGCCTCGCCTCAACCATGCCTCATCGGATTCCTCAAGAAGAGCTTGCCGCTTCTCAGACAGTCTCTTGTCACCAAGGATCTTGTTATTGAAGGCATACGTCCCCCTCCTGCCAACGTTGTTTTCTCCATAGCAGACAGTACATCGGTAGCTCAGGCACAG AACCAGCTGAGGCCAACCGTTGCTGTAGCAGCTACGGGTCCAGTGGGAGGAGGCATAACGACAACCCAAGTACGTGTTATGGCGCCGCTCGTAGGGCCAACTACGATGGTTCAACGACCAGCACAACAAATCCAACAGAGACTG ATCAGACCGGTAGTGACGATGGTTCGCAGTCCGACGACACACACGGTCAAAACAACAGTGGCGGTGAGCGGTATTCGACCTACTGCTCCCACCGTTCAAAAACCTCCTGTTGCTAACGTCATTAAGACGGTAGCTACCACAGCGCAGGGCAAGACTAGCAACACCACTACTACCCAGAATAAAGCCGTAGTGCCTTCCTTCGTTCCAAAACCAACGgctaaagagaaagagaaaaaaaccttCTCTTCAGCAGGATACAC TGGTGACGACGATATAAATGATGTAGCAGCTATGGGAGGTGTGAATCTCGCCGAAGAATCGCAGAGGATTCTTGGATCGACTGAATTTGTTGGTACGCAGATTCGGTCTTGTAAAGACGAAGTCTTTTTACACATGACTCCGTTACAGCAAAGGATTAAACAaatag TTTCAAGTTACGGATTAGAAGAACCCAACGCGGAAGTCGCGTCGCTAATTTCGCACGCTACCCAGGAGAGGCTAAAAAATTTAGTTGAAAAGCTTGCAGTAATAGCGGAACATAGGATAGACCTCATCAAG GTTGATCCTAGATACGAAGTTACACAGGATGTAAGGGcgcagttgaaatttttggaggAACTCGACAGGGTAGAGCGTAGACGGCACGAAGAACAAGAAAGAGAATTACTTCTGAGAGCTGCGAAAAGTCGCGCCAAAACCGAAGATCCTGAACAAGCCAAGCTCAAGGCTAAAGCCAAGGAG ATGCAACGGGCCGAGATGGAAGAACTCAGGCAAAGAGAAGCGAATCTAACGGCGTTGCAAGCGATCGGTCCGcgcaagaaacaaaaattggaCGTCGGCAGTTCGCCGGGAGGGGCGGGTAGCGGAAGTGGTGTGAACTCTTCGACGTCCGGTCTTAGTAGGCAAATGCCGATGAGACCGCGGCTAAAAAGGGTAAACTACAGAGACCTTTTGTTCCTGTTAGAGCAGGAGAAGGAGACGTGTAGGAGTACGACGCTTTATAAGTCATACTTGAAGTGA